The Torulaspora delbrueckii CBS 1146 chromosome 1, complete genome DNA segment GCTGTACTCAGAGAGAGCATCGTGAATATCTGCGACGTGCAGGAGGAAACAGTAGACATTGTAGGGTAGCTCTCACTACATACTTATTCTAGCATATAAATCCATGGTAAGAGAAACATCATTAGATCTTGGTAAGGGCGGCAACAACAGCTTCCACTATTGCTACATGCTCAGCTTCGTGGACTCTTGTCTCGTACTCATCTAAAGTCTCTTTCCCTGGAATAatttccaattctttaaTAAGCAGTGGTTCACCGCGGTCCACTTCTTCGATCACATAATGCACCATGCAACCAGCAGTAAATGGTTTATCCTCTTCCTGTGCTTTCTTCCAGGCCATCTCAATTGCATGAGTCGTTCCATCGAATGCACCGGGCAAGGCTGGGTGTAGGTTGATGATTGGCACGCTCTTAGCACAGGACAAAAACTCGGGACCCAAGATCAGTAGCCATCCCGCACAGACGACCAAGTCTGGTTTATCGGAGAGCACTAATTCTGCTAAATCTTTTTCGAATTGAACTCTTGCCTCTGCACGCTTCTCCTTGTTCTCCTTCGAGATGTCTCTTGTGTAGGGATATAACGAATGTACTTTGGTTGGAATCTTGGCGTTACTAGCCCTCGTCAGGCCGTAGGCTTTTTTACTAGAAGATATAACCGATACTATCTCTGCATTTCCCAGCTTGCCTTCGGCCTGAGCGTCGATCAATGCCTGTAAATTGGATCCTGAGCCCGAGATAAGCACCGTAATTCTAGATTTGCCCATAGCGTAATGCAACTCTAGAAATTTCAATGTCTATCTGGAACTGACTACCtgtatttttttcaaatttcaagtcATCGCTTAATATTTTTCATAGCTCTACTCAAGAAAACAAACATGCAATAAATCACATCTGTTAAGCATTGTTTTGTAGCCAATTTCAACTGCTTATACCACTAGAGTATAGACTTGCAATATTGTAAATTTGGGTGATGCGagcttttttttttggccaagattgatcaattaATTCGAGGTTGAACCGCCTGGTTCAACCTCTTGTACTCGCTAGCGTAACTGACCTCAGGAAAGTGTTTAGAAGTACCTTTAACCCCATCAGATGGCTTCGAACGCCTCTTAATGGCCTACTTAAGTGTATTCAGAAGCTTCACCAGATCCGGGTAACAGGAATTTATGCTATTAACAGTTAGAAGTCCAGTAATAGTACATGGATCCATTAGCATGATGTTCATTATATAGGATTTGAGCCCATTTATCAGCTTGTTGAAGCTCAGATTAGCTGTGGGAAGATTCCTATAAACAGTGGTTCGCGATCGAGAGACGGAATCCGATTTTGATGACGGCAAACGCAGCAAGTGCTACAGGCAGAGGCCTGCATCATGAAATACAGGAGGTTATTGTACAGATGGAGACTTTAAGGGTACCTGAACTCAAGGCTGTGTGCCGATCACTGGGACAAACGATAGCAGGACGGAAGGCAGAGCTACAGGAACGCATAAGGAGTTATGTGAGGAACTCATGCACTATAGGATATGTGGACCCATGGCGACCCAAGACGGTGCGACTACTGATAGATAAAGTCAAGCTGGGGGAGACTCTGCCTAGTTATGAGGATGTCTGGATGACCCTACGAACTGGCGTTTACAATCACCCAGTTGCTACAGGCCATCAGCCCGTGAGCACACTCCAACAGCCAGCGGCAACCACGGTTTCGCCAGGCTATGCAGATCATCCAAACCCAGCGTGGCCCAGTGAGGTAGCAAAATCACAAGCGCTGAGGTCGAAGGTGCCTAAGCAGCCGTCTTTATACTTCAAACCAACTCCATTCTAtaagatgaagaaaatgatccCAGAGACTGCACAGAAGATCAACATAACGAATGTCAGAGGTGCCTGTGTGGCAAAGTTCAAGCTCACTAAGGCTGACTGGGCTTTGTTGGAGTCTGACAAGAAATACAAGCTATATCTACTGTGTGGGGAGCTCACTGGCACACCGACAACGGCAGGTGAACCGATACAATTTCCTCATCCCAACGAAATACGATTCAATAATGTCCAAGTGAAGGATAACGTGAGGGGACTGAAGAACAAACCTGGAACAGCAAAGCCTGCCGATTTAACTCCATACCTGCGGCCTTCTCCGCAAATGAACGTTTTAGAGGTTGTTTATGCTTTCACTAAAAGTGAGTATTACATATATTGCTACATCGTAGAGCAAGTCACACCAGAAGAATTACTTGCCGAGGTCCTGGCACGTCCAAAGATAATAAAAGCTGCAACTCTGAGCTATATCAAGCGGTGCTTAAGCGAGGAAGAGGACGACCTGATAACGACTAATACAGTCATGACTCTCCAGTGTCCTGTCTCCTACACCCGGATGAAATATCCCATTAAATCCGTAATGTGTAAGCACTTGCAGTGCTACGATGCTCTTTGGTACATTTGTTCGCAGATGCAAATTCCAACGTGGCAGTGCCCTGTTTGCCAGATAAGcatctctttgaaagacttGGCTATATGTGAAtatgttgatgaaattttaaaAAACTCTaatgaagatgttgaacAAGTGGACATATCTACCGACGGTTCATGGAAACCGCTCACGGAAGAGAAGCCAGTCCAGAAGGAAACAAATAAGTCGACAGAAACGacagtgaagaaagaatataacgatgatgatgaagaaagtgacTTGCCCTTATCAAGGCTTCTTCAGGGGGACTCGAGGTCAGCGACACCAAATGAACCAGTAGTGATCTCACTTGATAGTGACGCGGAAGACGAGACAACTGACATGGGTGAGGTCAATGGAAATGACAATCAGCAACAGTCGGGATCTGTGCCTTCCGGTCCTGTACCGTCTAGTGGATCGTACATGGACAGTAGCACCAGTGACTCGGGACAAACtcttgatccaaagatAAGAGAAGCCAATACACCTACAGCGGCAACAAAAAACCATGGCCCTCAAGAGAACAGCATCAATTACGTAAATCGTCATCAAGAGGTTCCTAATATACTAGGAAAAACGCCTCTCCAAAATAGCCATTCAGATCAAGATACATCTTTGCGTGAAGCTGATCCCGCCTCACCAACTCCCATGTCAAGTGCTAGGAACTCATATTACCCTTCAGTGAGCGGTAGTttcaataataataatgaGCAGTCATCAAGAGCGTCAGATTCAAGTCTGCCGCCTCATAATAATACACCGCCAGTCCTACGACGACCAACCGATAGTTCAGCTAATTCCATCTTAGGTCTAACAGGGCAGGTTGTGGTTCCGCCAACATCGGAAAATTCATTACCTCCCCTACTGCACACCAACGGTGGCAATTCGCCTAATGAAAGCGGAACAAATGATACAGATCAGCCTTCAACTGATGCTCCAAAACTACCACCATTGCCACCGGCATCAAAGTTATACAATAGGTCGGATCGTGACAATTCCAGCGACACGAGCCATAGCTTCGTCTATATTCCTCCATATTCAAGAGGAAAGAGGCCGATCGTATCCCCATTCATACCTAAGAAGCCGTACATGAATCATTTACCGCAAAAGAGACAACTTTCGAGCAACTCACAACACACAATTAATGGCAACAACATTGATAATGGAAACGGAGCCAATGCTCAAACATTAGGCGTTTCGGTGTCGGATGCCCCCGCAAGCTCCACACATTCCGACGATTTTATAGACTTGACGTCCGACTAAACGACCGTTAACAAAGCAAATCATTACGTATGTATTATTTAATGAAAGGAATTCTCACAGGAATTTGGCTTTTATACTGGATGTACTCATCGCCAAAGAACCTGATTAAATAGGCTTCCTCAACCTTTATTCTctgattgaaaaatctccaTAGTATGACTGAAAACAGTACGAAGGAGACTGGATTAAGTAAAATCATTTGACTGCCGACGGCCCAGTAAAAAAACCCAAAATAACTTGGATGCCTTGACCAACTGTATATTCCATGTTTCACCAGAACATGGTCGGACTGTCTTTCCTGTTGCACTATGTGCGAGAAGGAACTACCTGCGGTAGCCATCGCTAAAGATCTCACAAATTGGCCCACAAACATACATAAGTAACCCAACCTTACGACAGTTTTTGAAAATGCTGATTCATTGTCAGCTTTGAAGTCGGGTTCATAAACGTACTCGACCAGAGTCTCTATAATGGCTATTATATGACATATTAGATATGCTGAACCATTATTGAGCAAAAAGGAGTCCAAATTGACTTTACTAGAGTCATATCTCGCTGTAATATAGTACTCAAGAAAATGGAATATGCATAAAGAAATAATgtaaaaattgaaattcttcaatttgataatCATCAGTGACCCTAGAAAAATTCCTAGCACGATTCCAAGGCAGAAGGCCGTAAAAGAAACCTGATCCAAGGGATTCTTCTCCACATCTGCATACGGTTTGTTTAATTGAATCCCATTATCGACATCATGATCGCTCATCCCAGTGTTACTGCCGTCAATCaaccttcatcaagaagagcgtagatttgaaatttcaatttgcttAAGCGAATCcaaaaaaaattaatgaTCAACGATGGATACATCTAGTCTCATTGTGTAAATTGAAGCATCTTAACGAGCAGATCTTGTTACCACATTGTACACAACTTGAGATACTATCGTAGCCACCGCACACGGAACAAATGGTGATCACTGGTAGCACTTTGAAATACTTCTTGTTCGCCACATTATGGTAGATAATACTCTTATTCACTTGGTCCAGAGTCTCTAGGTAGCTTTGTAACGGCCTTCGTGAGGAGAGAGTCTTTTTCAAGGCCACTACTCTATTCgtgttctttctcttggGCACGGGAGGCTTTGTCGATCTGTAGGAGAGGTGAATAGTCTTGGGGATCTCAATCTTATTCTTTTGTCTGACTGAGGAAGGATTACTGTTGCCCGTGTCAATCTTGTTTCTATTGATACCCGTAATAGCACTTAGAAGAGAGGGGACGTCTACTAGTTCCTTCTGATTCTCTGTATCAAGCTCCATATATCGTTTCTTCGATTGGATAATCTCTTGTTGAGTGAACTTATCTAGTATGGTTGAGTCCCTAGACTGGTTGGAATCGTCTGCTGCATCCTGCTTCTGTGTGTATAGTTTGTTCTCCAGATCAGCCAATGAATAATTAACTCTCTTGCTTGAACGAGATGACCCAAGTGATTTGCTCACTTTACTTCTGGCATGAGACGAAGTCTGTGAGTCTAATGAAGTGTAATAAACGCTTGGATCATAAGTCTTTTtattgatctcttcaaccagCATCGCTGTGGAGTTCTTGTTAAGTGtgattttttattttcattatcaagCATAAATCATAAAAAGATATATAGTTAAATGGAAGCTGAGCATTATAATTTGGCCTTGAGCCCTTCTTCTGCGATCAACGCATCGTGAATCTCATCTGCTGCCACATTTAAATAGTAGTGTAGCCTGTCTACACTTAAACCACTGGCTAGTGGCTTGTTGACGATGTTAATGTGTAACCAATCGTTGTTCAACATGTAAGCGAGACCGAACCCATTATCGTTGACTTGAGACCATCCGTACCCGTCAAACATCTCGGAAGATAGTTGTGAGGTTGAGATTAACCAAGTGGAAGAGTAGTTGAATAAGGAATCTGTGAACAAAGGTGGTACTGAGTCAGTTGAGGTCAGCATATTCTTTAGACCAAAGAAATGACGATCCACACCTTGGCCTGCTGCGGCAGCTTTCAAGTAGTCAGAATGGAACTTGGccgatttcttcaacagtGAAACCTTTtcacttgttgaagatttagGGTTCTCCCATGCGGTGACAAAATCGTGGGATGGTTCAGATACTGGTCTACCTGCCTCGGTACGTCCCTTAAAGAATCTTCTAGTGGAAGCTGCTTCATAAGTGGGCAACTGTTTACCCAAATATTTGTACACCGCGAGTTGAATTACCTGCTGAATGAAGGCATCCGGTGACATaccattcttcttgatgaatttcTTACCCAATCTGTTGTAATGCCAAACACGCAGATCgtgttgaagaatctcTGCATTGAAGGAATCTTGCGCAACGTTAATCCACTCTTTCACCGCAGGTGTAATTAGGAAGGGCAAGTGAGTTACTTCATGTTCTTTCGCGCTTCTATGCACTGCTTTTGTAAACGTTTCTGGATTCAACTTTGAGATTTGCCGACACACATAGTCATTCAAGAAGCAAGTAGGCGTACCATCCATCTTCGAATGCTCGTTCATGCAGCCAGACGAACCATTTTGTGCAACGATAAACTGTAAAGATTTGTCAAAGTACCGGTTGAACCCATTCCCATGCCACAAGTTCCtcgatttttcttcaagtgtCACAGGGATAGAATCATCCAACGCAACCAAATAAGCAGCCTTGTGAATAACCTCTAGGGATTCCTTCGACAGAGGGTTCTTAACAAGATCTCTGTACGCACTGCGCCACTGGTCACGCGCAAGAGTCGTCAATAGACCAACACCAGAATTTGTCTCGATGTTAAGATGGGCACTCTTTTCGTTCACGATAGAATAAAACTGAGTCCAGATGGCATTAGGCTCCAGGGGCTTGGCAGTATGAGGATCATGAGTGATAAGTTTATAAAAATTACCCTTGTATGCGACAACAATATAGTTGTTCTCGTAGATCGAGTAAAAAACGTTCGTATCGCGATTATCCTGAGGCAAACCTGGCAAACGACTTGTGTTAAACATTAGATGGAAACTGTTCATACAAAAGGGGGAATCCTTGACAATCTCTGCAGGAAGAGattcatccttcaaagattcgATGATCCGTGAGACAGTAACAACGATAGCAGTAGCTTTCAACAATGGATCCGAATCAATAGACCTGTGGCTTGTAGGCAAAGGTTTATGAGAATAAAAATACGACACATAAGGTGTAACGGGATCGTTATACTCCAAATATGCTTGATTATCCCATAATTCAGAcatccaatttctcttgtTTGAAGCAAATTCAACTAATCTTTTTTGCAAAACGGGTCccaaattatcaacaaaatcCTTACATAACAATTCTTGTCTTGCATATTCCGATGATTCACTACAATAAGGTTTGATCGTTTGCAAATACTTGCTTATAGTCTGCTCCAATTCGGGGACTCCCAGAGAGGGCAACTTCGACTGCTGGGAAAAGGTATCACCCTTATAATTCGCTCTTGTGCTCCTATGAGCTTCGTTATCTTTATAAGCCCAATAGTGTTCACCATTTTGCGTCTCAAAAGGaaatctttgcaagatggGAAATCTCTGCGAGCTCGAAGACATTCTTCTAGTTAAGGGTAATTGCATAAGACGTCCACGGTAAGTTTTCATCCCAGCTGTCTTGATCTTCTACGAAAACCACAGATCCACAAACCAACCTTCCAACCAGGCAAGGCCTTTATATACTCTTCAGGGACCCTGGTAGTCACGCAAATCGATTTATTCGAGTCATTCCCATTTCGCGGAGTAAAGGGGACAAATACCGACAAGGCGaaaagctttgaagaattcgatCAAGACAACGTTGACTCAATAAGCTCAATGAATCAGGCCTGTTAAAGGTCATTACCTCTTGAAGTGCAGTCAGAGTGTGATTGGGTTAGTTCCCGAGTCTTTGACCAGATCCTGGGAAGATTGAAGTCTTTGCGCGACGTTGAGCAGCCGTTGAtgagtttcttgaagcagaAGTTGTCGTAACAGTCGTTGGTATGGTCGTTTCCTGGTCCTTAAATCCAAGCTTGCGGCCTCCTGATCTTGCCGAAATCACTGAGGAAGGATTGCGCGAAGCTTGCAATAGCCTGTGCAGCCATTGGGGTGCACCAAACTTCCCGTTAGGGGAGATCCCGTAGTATTCTGACGCTCCTGTTGCCCAACCGTAGAGTGGTCCTAGAGTCCCAGTATCGAGGCAACAGTATAGGTATGCCGTGAGGAACCCCATAACGGTGATCGGGAACCATTGACCAAAGAATAAAAAGTCAATGAGCAATTGGATCAGTGGGAAAAACTTGCCCCGAATTGGGAACAGTCCGTAAACCATAACGTTCACATTAAGGTGGTCTAAAGACCACGAATACGTGAGACATGTGATAAACCCGCTTGTCAGAATAACAGTGTTAGAGCTTCCATACCATAAAGGAACCATCAAAGACATCACAATGATGCAAAAAACCATGTAAAATACATAATCCAGTCTCTGACGGCGCAATTCAAGCTGCGAAGATCTCGAATACAAGGTATAAAATTCCAACATGGCAGCCATTGGTTCGGGGTGCAACATAATCGACGATGTGAAAGGTCTCCAAAACTGCGCGTATTTCAGCATATCACTAAATTTGTAATACACATAATTATTGGGAGTCACAAATAGACGAGTTATAACTTTCACAACCACGACCGCTGAGATAAGATACCTAGTCACAACAGGTATATTGTACAAAGCCCGCACAAGTTCTGAGCGAAACCCATCGCTTCCACTGTGTCCTAAACCATGAATATTGTTAGCCATCTCGTTACAGGACTCATCTAAGTGCTTCAAAGTGTCAGTTTAAGCTAGATCAGTGGTTTTTATACTAACGCGTCCAGTTTACCCGATTTTGCAggtaatttttcaatgagtccatactgaaaaatttggcTAATAGCTCATCTCggctcatctcatctcatctcatctgGTATCGAGCCATTGAGTAGTGTTCATAATGCCGCCATCTCGTTCAAATAGGCAGATCTTAACACAGGGGAAGAAGTATGCTAAtaagaagctgaaaaaatttggtaCAGATGAAGTTGCGTTCAATAAGGATGATCGGTTAGAGTATTTGACTGGGTTCCATAAGCGTAAGTTGCAAAGACAAAAGAAGGCTCGGGAGTTCAATCAGGAGCAAGACCGATTGACCCGAATTGAGGAGAGGAAAAATATGAGGGATGAGCGGAAGAGACAGCTTGAGGAACGTTTacatgatttcaagaaaggtcTGGACCTTGCAGTGagcgatgatgaggaagtaGAGGACAAGGAGGAAGAGTGGGAAGGTTTTTCAgatgatggtgatgatgagagtACGGAACCTTCGGTGAAACCCATTTTGAAGACAGTTTACACGGATGATTCATCGGTTAGTGTGGAAACACTGGAACCTAATGATAATTTTGCATACTTGGCCAAGGTGAACAACGTCAACCTCAGTGAGAGCGAAAAGATCCTTACTCAAAGTATATCGAGAGCAGGTAAATATGCCAAATTTTTGGGGATGGCCGATAAGGACGATAAGCCtaaacaaaagaagaagaagtttaGATACTTGACCAAAAACGAGAGAAAGGCCAATCAATACAAGGCAAACGCTaacaagagaagaaggtgaaagttGATGGTTTTTTATTTCTCCGTAACTAAATTTCTTGTCATTACATATTCGGATTCCAATTTGAATATGACCCAAATTGATCTTCTAAGCACTTCGAGGTATTGTAATTCgctttggaagaaaagcATATGGTTTGGTGTTTTCATGACCCAGATCCACCAAAATTTTATAGTAAAATCAGTGAGAAACCCGATGTAATAAATAAACTTGGGAAAAATCACACTGTTCGTCGACTTGTGATTTTTCCGTATTTGCAGCAGTGAGTTACATCTCCAATCCATCTTGACATCCCAAAATAATGTGAAGCACGAATTTAGGCATTGAAACCAGTAAACCgtgttgaaattttgaatgtcTGGTGCGACCCTAGTGTACCAAACGCTGACCACAA contains these protein-coding regions:
- the CAT2 gene encoding carnitine O-acetyltransferase CAT2 (similar to Saccharomyces cerevisiae CAT2 (YML042W); ancestral locus Anc_5.512), whose amino-acid sequence is MKTYRGRLMQLPLTRRMSSSSQRFPILQRFPFETQNGEHYWAYKDNEAHRSTRANYKGDTFSQQSKLPSLGVPELEQTISKYLQTIKPYCSESSEYARQELLCKDFVDNLGPVLQKRLVEFASNKRNWMSELWDNQAYLEYNDPVTPYVSYFYSHKPLPTSHRSIDSDPLLKATAIVVTVSRIIESLKDESLPAEIVKDSPFCMNSFHLMFNTSRLPGLPQDNRDTNVFYSIYENNYIVVAYKGNFYKLITHDPHTAKPLEPNAIWTQFYSIVNEKSAHLNIETNSGVGLLTTLARDQWRSAYRDLVKNPLSKESLEVIHKAAYLVALDDSIPVTLEEKSRNLWHGNGFNRYFDKSLQFIVAQNGSSGCMNEHSKMDGTPTCFLNDYVCRQISKLNPETFTKAVHRSAKEHEVTHLPFLITPAVKEWINVAQDSFNAEILQHDLRVWHYNRLGKKFIKKNGMSPDAFIQQVIQLAVYKYLGKQLPTYEAASTRRFFKGRTEAGRPVSEPSHDFVTAWENPKSSTSEKVSLLKKSAKFHSDYLKAAAAGQGVDRHFFGLKNMLTSTDSVPPLFTDSLFNYSSTWLISTSQLSSEMFDGYGWSQVNDNGFGLAYMLNNDWLHINIVNKPLASGLSVDRLHYYLNVAADEIHDALIAEEGLKAKL
- the RRP17 gene encoding rRNA-processing protein RRP17 (similar to Saccharomyces cerevisiae YDR412W; ancestral locus Anc_5.514), with the translated sequence MPPSRSNRQILTQGKKYANKKLKKFGTDEVAFNKDDRLEYLTGFHKRKLQRQKKAREFNQEQDRLTRIEERKNMRDERKRQLEERLHDFKKGLDLAVSDDEEVEDKEEEWEGFSDDGDDESTEPSVKPILKTVYTDDSSVSVETLEPNDNFAYLAKVNNVNLSESEKILTQSISRAGKYAKFLGMADKDDKPKQKKKKFRYLTKNERKANQYKANANKRRR
- the TDEL0A03730 gene encoding Siz/PIAS RING finger protein (similar to Saccharomyces cerevisiae SIZ1 (YDR409W) and NFI1 (YOR156C); ancestral locus Anc_5.509); this encodes MTANAASATGRGLHHEIQEVIVQMETLRVPELKAVCRSLGQTIAGRKAELQERIRSYVRNSCTIGYVDPWRPKTVRLLIDKVKLGETLPSYEDVWMTLRTGVYNHPVATGHQPVSTLQQPAATTVSPGYADHPNPAWPSEVAKSQALRSKVPKQPSLYFKPTPFYKMKKMIPETAQKINITNVRGACVAKFKLTKADWALLESDKKYKLYLLCGELTGTPTTAGEPIQFPHPNEIRFNNVQVKDNVRGLKNKPGTAKPADLTPYLRPSPQMNVLEVVYAFTKSEYYIYCYIVEQVTPEELLAEVLARPKIIKAATLSYIKRCLSEEEDDLITTNTVMTLQCPVSYTRMKYPIKSVMCKHLQCYDALWYICSQMQIPTWQCPVCQISISLKDLAICEYVDEILKNSNEDVEQVDISTDGSWKPLTEEKPVQKETNKSTETTVKKEYNDDDEESDLPLSRLLQGDSRSATPNEPVVISLDSDAEDETTDMGEVNGNDNQQQSGSVPSGPVPSSGSYMDSSTSDSGQTLDPKIREANTPTAATKNHGPQENSINYVNRHQEVPNILGKTPLQNSHSDQDTSLREADPASPTPMSSARNSYYPSVSGSFNNNNEQSSRASDSSLPPHNNTPPVLRRPTDSSANSILGLTGQVVVPPTSENSLPPLLHTNGGNSPNESGTNDTDQPSTDAPKLPPLPPASKLYNRSDRDNSSDTSHSFVYIPPYSRGKRPIVSPFIPKKPYMNHLPQKRQLSSNSQHTINGNNIDNGNGANAQTLGVSVSDAPASSTHSDDFIDLTSD
- the VPS71 gene encoding Vps71p (similar to Saccharomyces cerevisiae VPS71 (YML041C); ancestral locus Anc_5.511), producing the protein MLVEEINKKTYDPSVYYTSLDSQTSSHARSKVSKSLGSSRSSKRVNYSLADLENKLYTQKQDAADDSNQSRDSTILDKFTQQEIIQSKKRYMELDTENQKELVDVPSLLSAITGINRNKIDTGNSNPSSVRQKNKIEIPKTIHLSYRSTKPPVPKRKNTNRVVALKKTLSSRRPLQSYLETLDQVNKSIIYHNVANKKYFKVLPVITICSVCGGYDSISSCVQCGNKICSLRCFNLHNETRCIHR
- the DFM1 gene encoding Dfm1p (similar to Saccharomyces cerevisiae DFM1 (YDR411C); ancestral locus Anc_5.513) translates to MANNIHGLGHSGSDGFRSELVRALYNIPVVTRYLISAVVVVKVITRLFVTPNNYVYYKFSDMLKYAQFWRPFTSSIMLHPEPMAAMLEFYTLYSRSSQLELRRQRLDYVFYMVFCIIVMSLMVPLWYGSSNTVILTSGFITCLTYSWSLDHLNVNVMVYGLFPIRGKFFPLIQLLIDFLFFGQWFPITVMGFLTAYLYCCLDTGTLGPLYGWATGASEYYGISPNGKFGAPQWLHRLLQASRNPSSVISARSGGRKLGFKDQETTIPTTVTTTSASRNSSTAAQRRAKTSIFPGSGQRLGN
- the ADE8 gene encoding phosphoribosylglycinamide formyltransferase (similar to Saccharomyces cerevisiae ADE8 (YDR408C); ancestral locus Anc_5.508) produces the protein MGKSRITVLISGSGSNLQALIDAQAEGKLGNAEIVSVISSSKKAYGLTRASNAKIPTKVHSLYPYTRDISKENKEKRAEARVQFEKDLAELVLSDKPDLVVCAGWLLILGPEFLSCAKSVPIINLHPALPGAFDGTTHAIEMAWKKAQEEDKPFTAGCMVHYVIEEVDRGEPLLIKELEIIPGKETLDEYETRVHEAEHVAIVEAVVAALTKI
- the STE14 gene encoding protein-S-isoprenylcysteine carboxyl O-methyltransferase (similar to Saccharomyces cerevisiae STE14 (YDR410C); ancestral locus Anc_5.510); its protein translation is MSDHDVDNGIQLNKPYADVEKNPLDQVSFTAFCLGIVLGIFLGSLMIIKLKNFNFYIISLCIFHFLEYYITARYDSSKVNLDSFLLNNGSAYLICHIIAIIETLVEYVYEPDFKADNESAFSKTVVRLGYLCMFVGQFVRSLAMATAGSSFSHIVQQERQSDHVLVKHGIYSWSRHPSYFGFFYWAVGSQMILLNPVSFVLFSVILWRFFNQRIKVEEAYLIRFFGDEYIQYKSQIPVRIPFIK